AAGGCCGAAATCGTAAACATTGATGAGATTATACAACTTAAACCAGGAGAAAAGCTTGGTCTCGATGGAATATTAATATCTGAGATAGCATCATTTAACACAGCGGCTTTAACTGGTGAAAGTAAACCTGATACGAAAGCAAAAGGCGATACCGTATTGGCTGGTATGATTAATCTTAATACTGTTTCCCAGGTAAAAGTAACAGCAATATACGCAGATAGTAAACTAAGTAAAATCTTGGAATTAGTTCAAAACGCGACTTCTAGGAAAGCACCTACAGAATTACTTATTCGGAAATTCGCAAAGATTTATACACCTATTGTTGTTCTGTTAGCTATAGCAACATGTTTACTCCCTTATTTTTTTATATCAGACTATCAATTTAAGGATTGGTTGTATCGGTCTTTGGTTTTTCTGGTTATTTCTTGCCCTTGTGCATTAGTGATAAGCATTCCTTTGGGTTACTTCGGTGGCATTGGTGCAGCAAGTCGAAATGGAATCTTGATTAAAGGTAGTAATTTTTTAGATGCTCTTGCTAGCATTCAAAACTTGGTTATGGATAAAACTGGGACAATGACTGAAGGAGTTTTTAAAGTCCAAGAAGTTGTTTTCATTCCAGGATTTAACCAAGCTGAAATTCTAAAAATGGTAAAGGCTCTGGAAAGTCATAGTAGTCATCCAGTAGCAACTGCTATCATCGACTTTGTTGACTCAGTAAGTGATGGGATTTCTTTGCAGAATATAGAGGAAATCTCTGGATATGGATTAAAAGCTGAGGTGGATGGAAAGCAGTTATTAGTCGGGAATTTTAAGCTGATGGATAAATTTGCGATCGTTTACGACATTGATCCCAAAGCTATTGTTTATACGGTAATTGCGGTCGCTTACGATAAAAAGTTTGTCGGCTATATTACTATTGCTGATCGCATAAAAGAAGATGCTCAAATCACAATTCATAAGTTAAATTTGCTTGGTGTAAAATCTACAATGCTAAGCGGCGATAAAAGCACGATCGTCAAATTCGTTGCAGAAAAACTAGGTATAAAGAATGCTTTTGGCGATTTGCTTCCAGAAGATAAAGTCAACAAGATAAAGGAAATCAAATCGAAAGGAGAAACCGTGGCATTTGTCGGAGACGGGGTTAATGATGCACCTGTTGTAGCGTTAAGTGACGTGGGTATTGCGATGGGTGGCCTAGGAAGTGATGCCACAATTGAAACTGCCGACGTAGTAATACAAGACGACAAACCAAGTAAAATACCTATGGCAATCAATATTGGAAAGCAGACAAGACTGATTGTTTGGCAAAATATCATTCTAGCTTTTGTGGTAAAAGGTATTGTGCTGATCTTAGGTGCAGGTGGACTGGCAACAATGTGGGAAGCCGTTTTCGCAGATGTCGGGGTTGCACTTCTCGCGATTTTAAATTCAGTCAGATTACAGATGAAAAAATTCGCAATTAATTAGTGAATTGTAAGATGTCTTTTGAAGTTCTAAAGTTTCGTGTTATTGATGGGAGATTGTTATGTTAATAGAAACCGTTCTTGTTGGAATTTTGTTTTCGCTCTATATATTTTTATGGAAAACTAAAAGGGTTATTCAAAAGAAAAAAACTGGAAAAGATCCAGAAGTAATCGGTCAATCAAAATCCAATTTACAAGCCTTAATGAATATCCTTTTTAAAGCAATTACCTATTACGTAATATTAATTATTGGAATTCATACCTTAAAAATAGATTTCTTTGGGTTAAATGCCCAATTCAATCTCTTGGTTGGAATCGAATGGGATATTACTGGTTTTATCGTTGGGTTGTTTGGTCTTTGTTTTTGCTTATATGCACAAATAAAAATGAAAAATTCATGGCGAGTTGGTATAGATGAGAATTCTAAAGAGGATTTGATTACTGACGGTATCTTTCGTTTTGTAAGAAATCCTACGTATCTTGGATTATTTCTCCTAAATCTTGGTGTTTGCCTTATTTGGCCGACACACCTAGTTTTCTATTTAAATATTATTTTTGTTTTGATATTTGAAATACAGGTTCGTTGCGAGGAAGATTTTCTAGAAAATTTGTATGGAGAAGAGTATAGATTATATAAAAATAAGTCATATAGGTATATCCCTTTTATATATTAGAATATTTAATCGTCTTCCATGAATAGATAGCTAAACAAAATTTTCAATTTTTATATCTACTCGAAGAAAATATTCACTATTACTTTTTAAGTCTTCTGAACTGTATATTTTGTCGATGTGACCGTAAAAAGAGACAAGAATTTTACATAGATTATATTCCGTTCTTAGCGTCCTCATTCTGGATCGGTTATCTGATTAAGGTTTTTAAATTGTAAAAAAAGGTTTGTAAATCAGAGGCCGCAATTCTTGAACTACAATCGCCATAATATTACTATAATTGACTAGACAGATTTAACAATATGTTAGGTTATTGGCAGCGAGGAATAAACCTCCTCGCTTTTTTTATACCTAAAGAGGTTACAAAATGCCCGAAGATTCAGAAAAGAAATCTAATTTAATTGAAGACGTTATAAAATCTAGATTAAGTCATCCGTTTATTGGAACCTTTATTGCTTCGTTTACTTTTAAAAATTTTGACATATTACTAATTTTATTCACGAAACTAAATAAAAACGATATTTATTATGGTTTAGAATGCTTTAAATCTTCTTTGTGGAATGATGAATGGAGGGTTAGCTTACCTATTTTAGTTACGATTTTTGTCCCTTTTGTTATCGAACCATTAATTAATTTATTTCACCAAAAAACATTGGCAGTTGTTAGAAGATGGACTAAAAACTGGATTGAAAGAGAAGAAATTAAAGTCATTACTGATGATCACAGAAGATTGATTCAGTTGGTTGAAAATAAAGAAAATGAAATCAATCGAATTAAGGATACCTTTGCTAAAAGATGGGAGCAAATGCTTAAATATACCTTTGAAACGCATAGTGCGGGTAACGTAAACCATTCCGAAAATTTTTGCTATATCT
This genomic stretch from Leptospira meyeri harbors:
- a CDS encoding methyltransferase family protein; this encodes MLIETVLVGILFSLYIFLWKTKRVIQKKKTGKDPEVIGQSKSNLQALMNILFKAITYYVILIIGIHTLKIDFFGLNAQFNLLVGIEWDITGFIVGLFGLCFCLYAQIKMKNSWRVGIDENSKEDLITDGIFRFVRNPTYLGLFLLNLGVCLIWPTHLVFYLNIIFVLIFEIQVRCEEDFLENLYGEEYRLYKNKSYRYIPFIY
- a CDS encoding heavy metal translocating P-type ATPase, which produces MKDKYIQKAKVKSLCCTQEEDEYSKVEAKGLKNEIDNHEHGEENEDDHSHPIKLFLPSLISLVLLLIAIFFDNVLKPEWFNGWVRIFWYLLSYSPVGFPVLKEAGISIGNGEIFSEFFLMGIATIGAFAIGEYPEGVAVMLFYAIGEVFQTIAVKRAKSSIKSLLDQRPDEVTVLKNNQQQTVKAEIVNIDEIIQLKPGEKLGLDGILISEIASFNTAALTGESKPDTKAKGDTVLAGMINLNTVSQVKVTAIYADSKLSKILELVQNATSRKAPTELLIRKFAKIYTPIVVLLAIATCLLPYFFISDYQFKDWLYRSLVFLVISCPCALVISIPLGYFGGIGAASRNGILIKGSNFLDALASIQNLVMDKTGTMTEGVFKVQEVVFIPGFNQAEILKMVKALESHSSHPVATAIIDFVDSVSDGISLQNIEEISGYGLKAEVDGKQLLVGNFKLMDKFAIVYDIDPKAIVYTVIAVAYDKKFVGYITIADRIKEDAQITIHKLNLLGVKSTMLSGDKSTIVKFVAEKLGIKNAFGDLLPEDKVNKIKEIKSKGETVAFVGDGVNDAPVVALSDVGIAMGGLGSDATIETADVVIQDDKPSKIPMAINIGKQTRLIVWQNIILAFVVKGIVLILGAGGLATMWEAVFADVGVALLAILNSVRLQMKKFAIN